The Besnoitia besnoiti strain Bb-Ger1 chromosome Unknown contig00139, whole genome shotgun sequence DNA segment ccgactgtcatcatatgatgtgcccatactaaggaacctagaatagaaatacaacccatagctaagatcatagattgtccaccgaagacagatctagcagcatacatagataatgtctgcgagactacaccaaaagcaggtaaaattagaatgtatacctctggatgtccgaagaaccagaatagatgttgataaagtacactatcaccagaatacatagaatcataaaattcagtgtttacgtgtagatcaagaaggatcataactaatccaccagtaagaataggtagagtgaagactaacataagggcagtaaatatgatagcccagatatatagaatatagttcttagcaccagcattagaacccatgaagacgcaagtaccaaggaagttaatagaacttaaaatactactaattcctagtactgcaagacctccgataatccaatcagttgcctctggatttaacaccatcaagctagtacttagtggaggatacattgtccaaccaagaccactaccaaactcggaacaaatactttgagttaacaacacagaacctaatggtactagaaaataggagatcgcgttagttcttgggaaaacgacttccgaaccaccaatatatattggtacaaagaagttaccatatcctccgtacaaagcaggcattaagaacataaagatcatagctaggccatgtatcgttattatcacattataagtagctatcgtctctgtacaaatgatccgcgatccagaactgtataactcaaatcgaataaacaaagacattatagttcctagaatactgaagatgactccggttatgagatacagacaaccaagttctttatgattgcagtacaccaccaccccactggactgcttaagacagctaaaagtgttggatttcaatatcacggtaatcatgtttgcttggaagctgtagtcattataactattgatttagtataagcatagaaccaatccggtagtaagatatacgatagtagctaatctaccatataagatataagtcgcttgtggaatagcactaccaataataatcaagaagatcatactgtatacccaaataattacccatccactgactacatttcgagtcataaaatgttgtcgtatcaacattcgagtattcaaagctcgaatttcagataaaagagctaagttaatgagagaggacataaatactaacaaaccaccggttttggatgggattacttttaacaccgcataatatgctaaaaagtaccattcaggtacgatatgaagcggagttacaaaccggttcactggtatggagttatctgggtgcgataattcaatcaaaccaaaagccgtttgtaagaaaattaaaccaattagataatatgtagatagggaacaaactgtctccagacgttcttaacccagctcacgtattacatctgacggtgaactagcgttcctaactgaatcttgttcaataacaagggagtaatgagccgacatggaggtgctgatacaatccgaggattagaactcccaatattatctgacctgttatccccggcgtaccttacgaccgttatatgatttagagatagaatgtaatgtggattaatatccacatggtttctacaaagtgtagatataaatagtgaatggttctgtaaagatcttgcataacatacctttagatttgcttagcattatagagcttgtaggcatgtaagtaactaaagaactatagatacttgagtgaagaatacaaggatagctccaacaataacatggctaaaatgtataccagttaagatgaaaagtccattaccaaatgcattatcattaatataaagagatagtcctaagtattccgtacagactaacattaagaaggcgactaccaaagtgaatgtcatgatattcgtacagcttgtatacaaatgttggtttttcaaatatacgctggataccactatacttaatgcagagcatagttaagatgataactattgtggatatagaaccaattgaacaccatgtattaatataacaaagataatcagggtaatctggtatccttcttggcataacgttgaaaccaagtatatgcatagggatgaaaattaataagatactacctaagagactacaaaccagatgcttaaatatggagaagcaccggtatttacatggaatagatttacagtatctccgaacatatctctgctatagaagataaagccacatatagtagctagtactgcaccaagagataatacgaaatggaaatgagctacaatatagtatgtatcatgtagggcaatatccataccagcgttacccataactacacctgtagtaccacctagagtaaacaataggataaaactaagagcagcccatagatctacagttcttgtagttgtatggctagccatataggtacctaaccagttgaaaatcttagtaccggtaggaattgcaatcataatagtcatagcagagaaataagctctggtatctacctctagaccgactgtcatcatatgatgtgcccatactaaggaacctagaatagaaatacaacccatagctaagatcatagattgtccaccgaagacagatctagcagcatacatagataatgtctgcgagactacaccaaaagcaggtaaaattagaatgtatacctctggatgtccgaagaaccagaatagatgttgataaagtacactatcaccagaatacatagaatcataaaattcagtgtttacgtgtagatcaagaaggatcataactaatccaccagtaagaataggtagagtgaagactaacataagggcagtaaatatgatagcccagatatatagaatatagttcttagcaccagcattagaacccatgaagacgcaagtaccaaggaagttaatagaacttaaaatactactaattcctagtactgcaagacctccgataatccaatcagttgcctctggatttaacaccatcaagctagtacttagtggaggatacattgtccaaccaagaccactaccaaactcggaacaaatactttgagttaacaacacagaacctaatggtactagaaaataggagatcgcgttagttcttgggaaaacgacttccgaaccaccaatatatattggtacaaagaagttaccatatcctccgtacaaagcaggcattaagaacataaagatcatagctaggccatgtatcgttattatcacattataagtagctatcgtctctgtacaaatgatccgcgatccagaactgtataactcaaatcgaataaacaaagacattatagttcctagaatactgaagatgactccggttatgagatacagacaaccaagttctttatgattgcagtacaccaccaccccactggactgcttaagacagctaaaagtgttggatttcaatatcacggtaatcatgtttgcttggaagctggaagacggaatcgttattaagcgccaggtagtcctggacactgaatccatgagcgtgaacattggatgtcaccatggttatagttacggtacatatataaaatctacagtacgatttgagatttgttacgtgacgagcggtgtgtttaagactagtttacatgcgctcattttaatatgtagttatttaacgaagttctattgtgctagcatggtttcgagaacacaccaaatttccatgagtctattccgggcacacctcgttttatcggtgtgctctcaatctaaattcatcttataactttggtttcttagttgcaattacctttgtactccaaataattacaggtatcactttagcgttccgatatacttctgaagcatcttgtgcatttgctagtgttcaacatctagttagagaggtagcagcaggatgggaatttaggatgttgcatgcaacaactgcttctttcgtcttcttgtgtatcttaatacacatgtctcgaggtatgtataactccagctatagttatttaactactgcttggatgtctggtttagttttatatctacttactatagccactgctttcctcggttatgtactaccatggggacagatgagtttctggggtgctacagtcattactaatctcctttctccaataccatatttagtaccttggttactcggtggatactatgtatctgatgtaacattaaaacgattctttgtattgcactttatattaccttttgtaggttgcattctaattgtattacacatcttctatttacatttaaatggttctagtaaccctgcaggtattgattccgcacttaaagtagccttctatcctcatatgttaatgaccgatgctaaatgtctatcctatctaattggtttaattttcttacaaacggcttttggtttgattgaattatcgcacccagataactccataccagtgaaccggtttgtaactccgcttcatatcgtacctgaatggtactttttagcatattatgcggtgttaaaagtaatcccatccaaaaccggtggtagtattatgtcctctctcattaacttagctcttttatctgaaattcgagctttgaatactcgaatgttgatacgacaacattttatgactcgaaatgtagtcagtggatgggtaattatttgggtatacagtatgatcttcttgattattattggtagtgctattccacaagcgacttatatcttatatggtagattagctactatcgtatatcttactaccggattggttctatgcttatactaaatcaatagttataatgactacagcttccaagcaaacatgattaccgtgatattgaaatccaacacttttagctgtcttaagcagtccagtggggtggtggtgtactgcaatcataaagaacttggttgtctgtatctcataaccggagtcatcttcagtattctaggaactataatgtctttgtttattcgatttgagtgaacacataagatcatcgaatttaacggtatgctcctgaaagtaacggtacaagctgtaaacaaaggactccttaacttaaactgaggagtcaagtaggtacaaaccgtacaaggattaattatgtccatctgtgcatctaagttgagactatcggttatatatttagacg contains these protein-coding regions:
- a CDS encoding cytochrome b (encoded by transcript BESB_024780); protein product: MTFTLVVAFLMLVCTEYLGLSLYINDNAFGNGLFILTGIHFSHVIVGAILVFFTQTVCSLSTYYLIGLIFLQTAFGLIELSHPDNSIPVNRFVTPLHIVPEWYFLAYYAVLKVIPSKTGGLLVFMSSLINLALLSEIRALNTRMLIRQHFMTRNVVSGWVIIWVYSMIFLIIIGSAIPQATYILYGRLATIVYLTTGLVLCLY